From a single Cupriavidus taiwanensis LMG 19424 genomic region:
- a CDS encoding indolepyruvate ferredoxin oxidoreductase family protein: MNAPLTSPVSDAIRQALANVSLEDKYTLERGRIYISGTQALVRLPMLQQERDRAAGLNTAGFISGYRGSPLGALDQSLWKAKKHLAAHNIVFQAGLNEDLAATAVWGSQQVNMYPDAKFDGVFGMWYGKGPGVDRTGDVFKHANSAGSSPHGGVLVLAGDDHSAKSSTLAHQSEHIFKACGLPVLYPSNVQEYLDYGLHGWAMSRYSGLWVAMKCVTDVVESSASVELDPHRVEIALPGDFIMPPGGLNIRWPDPPLEQEARLLDYKWYAGLAYVRANKLDRIEIDSPHARFGIMTGGKAYLDTRQALADLGLDDATCAQIGIRLYKVGCVWPLEAHGARAFAEGLQEILVVEEKRQIMEYALKEELYNWRDDVRPKVYGKFDEKDNAGGEWSIPQGHWLLPAHYELSPAIIAKAIATRLDKFDLPVDVRARITARLAIIEAKEKALATPRVVGQQKAERKPWFCSGCPHNTSTNVPEGSRALAGIGCHYMTVWMDRSTSTFSQMGGEGVAWIGQAPFAGDKHVFANLGDGTYFHSGLLAIRASIAAGVNITYKILYNDAVAMTGGQPVDGQLSVQDIAWQVHSEGAKQIVIVTDQPEKYNAAIKLPQGIDIHHRDQLDRVQRELREVPGCTIVIYDQTCATEKRRRRKRGTMEDPPRRAFINDAVCEGCGDCSVKSNCLSVEPLETEFGTKRQINQSSCNKDFSCVNGFCPSFVTAEGAQVRKPEQHGVSMDSLPPLPEPQLPAIRRAYGILVTGVGGTGVVTIGGLLGMAAHLENKGVTVLDMAGLAQKGGAVLSHVQLAARPDDLHATRIAMGEADLVIGCDAIVSASDEVISKTQAGRTRAVVNTAQTPTADFIKNPKWQFPGLSAEQDVRNAVGEKCDFINASGLAVALLGDAIYTNPLVLGYAWQKGWIPLTLQALERAIELNGVAVEKNKAAFDWGRHMAHDPEHVLSLSGKLRSTAEGAAVVKLPASTGALLDKLIARRVEHLTAYQDAAYASRYREAIERVRAAESTLLGSGKALPLTEAAARNLAKLMAYKDEYEVARLYTDPAFLDKLRAQFEGEPGRDYQLNFWLAPPLNAKRDDKGHLVKRKFGPSTMKLFRVLAKMKGLRGGIFDIFGKTEERRTERALIGEYRALLDELVAGLNAANHDTAVALANLPEDIRGFGHVKENNLKAVRVRWAKLLEQFRHPETAQRAA; this comes from the coding sequence ATGAATGCCCCCCTGACCTCGCCGGTCAGCGACGCCATCCGCCAGGCGCTCGCCAACGTTTCCCTCGAAGACAAATACACGCTCGAACGCGGCCGCATCTATATCAGCGGCACCCAGGCGCTGGTGCGCCTGCCGATGCTGCAGCAGGAACGCGACCGCGCCGCCGGGCTGAACACCGCCGGCTTTATCTCCGGCTACCGCGGCTCGCCGCTGGGCGCGCTCGACCAGTCGCTGTGGAAGGCCAAGAAGCACCTGGCCGCGCACAACATCGTGTTCCAGGCCGGGCTGAACGAAGACCTCGCCGCGACCGCGGTGTGGGGCTCGCAGCAGGTCAACATGTACCCCGATGCGAAGTTCGACGGGGTCTTCGGCATGTGGTACGGCAAGGGGCCGGGCGTGGACCGCACCGGCGACGTGTTCAAGCACGCCAACTCCGCCGGCTCGTCCCCGCACGGCGGCGTGCTGGTGCTGGCCGGCGACGACCACTCGGCCAAGTCCTCGACGCTGGCGCACCAGTCCGAGCACATCTTCAAGGCCTGCGGCCTGCCGGTGCTGTATCCGTCCAACGTGCAGGAGTACCTCGACTACGGCCTGCACGGCTGGGCCATGAGCCGCTACTCGGGCCTATGGGTGGCGATGAAGTGCGTGACCGATGTGGTCGAATCGTCGGCCTCGGTCGAGCTGGACCCGCACCGCGTGGAGATCGCGCTGCCGGGTGACTTCATCATGCCGCCGGGCGGCCTGAATATCCGCTGGCCCGATCCGCCGCTGGAGCAGGAAGCGCGGCTGCTCGACTACAAGTGGTACGCCGGCCTGGCCTATGTGCGCGCCAACAAGCTGGACCGCATCGAGATCGACTCGCCGCACGCACGCTTCGGCATCATGACCGGCGGCAAGGCCTACCTCGACACGCGCCAGGCGCTGGCCGACCTGGGCCTGGACGACGCCACCTGCGCGCAGATCGGCATCCGGCTGTACAAGGTGGGCTGCGTGTGGCCGCTCGAAGCCCATGGCGCGCGCGCCTTTGCCGAAGGGCTGCAGGAAATCCTGGTGGTCGAAGAGAAGCGCCAGATCATGGAGTACGCGCTCAAGGAAGAGCTGTACAACTGGCGCGACGATGTCCGCCCCAAGGTCTACGGCAAGTTCGACGAGAAGGACAACGCCGGCGGCGAATGGTCGATCCCGCAGGGCCACTGGCTGCTGCCGGCGCACTACGAGCTGTCGCCGGCGATCATCGCAAAGGCCATCGCCACGCGCCTGGACAAGTTCGACCTGCCGGTGGACGTGCGCGCGCGCATCACCGCGCGCCTGGCCATCATCGAGGCGAAAGAAAAGGCATTGGCCACGCCGCGCGTGGTCGGACAGCAGAAGGCCGAGCGCAAGCCGTGGTTCTGCTCGGGCTGCCCGCACAACACCTCGACCAACGTGCCCGAGGGCTCGCGCGCGCTGGCCGGCATCGGCTGCCATTACATGACGGTGTGGATGGACCGCAGCACCAGCACCTTCAGCCAGATGGGCGGCGAAGGCGTGGCGTGGATCGGCCAGGCGCCGTTTGCCGGCGACAAGCATGTGTTCGCCAACCTGGGCGACGGCACCTACTTCCATTCGGGCCTGCTGGCGATCCGCGCGTCGATCGCCGCGGGTGTCAACATCACCTACAAGATCCTGTACAACGACGCGGTGGCGATGACCGGCGGCCAGCCGGTCGACGGCCAGCTGTCGGTGCAGGACATCGCCTGGCAGGTGCACAGCGAGGGCGCGAAGCAGATCGTCATCGTGACCGACCAGCCGGAGAAGTACAACGCGGCGATCAAGCTGCCCCAGGGCATCGATATTCATCACCGCGACCAGCTCGACCGCGTGCAGCGCGAGCTGCGCGAGGTGCCGGGCTGCACCATCGTGATCTACGACCAGACCTGCGCCACGGAAAAGCGCCGCCGCCGCAAGCGCGGCACGATGGAAGACCCGCCGCGCCGCGCCTTTATCAACGATGCGGTGTGCGAGGGCTGCGGCGATTGCTCGGTCAAGTCCAACTGCCTGTCGGTGGAACCGCTGGAAACCGAGTTCGGCACCAAGCGGCAGATCAACCAGTCGTCGTGCAACAAGGATTTCTCGTGCGTGAACGGCTTCTGCCCCAGCTTTGTCACCGCCGAGGGGGCGCAGGTGCGCAAGCCCGAGCAGCATGGCGTGTCGATGGACAGCCTGCCGCCGCTGCCTGAGCCGCAGCTGCCGGCGATCCGCCGTGCCTATGGCATCCTGGTCACCGGCGTCGGCGGCACCGGCGTGGTGACGATCGGCGGCCTGCTGGGCATGGCCGCGCACCTGGAAAACAAGGGCGTCACCGTGCTCGACATGGCCGGGCTGGCGCAGAAAGGCGGCGCAGTGCTGTCGCACGTGCAGCTGGCCGCGCGCCCCGACGACCTGCATGCCACCCGTATCGCCATGGGTGAGGCCGACCTGGTGATCGGCTGCGACGCCATCGTGTCGGCCTCCGACGAGGTCATCTCCAAGACCCAGGCCGGCCGCACCCGCGCCGTGGTCAACACCGCGCAAACCCCGACCGCCGACTTCATCAAGAACCCGAAGTGGCAGTTCCCAGGCCTGTCGGCCGAGCAGGACGTGCGCAATGCGGTGGGCGAGAAGTGCGACTTCATCAATGCCTCGGGCCTGGCCGTGGCGCTGCTGGGCGACGCCATCTACACCAACCCGCTGGTGCTGGGCTACGCCTGGCAGAAGGGCTGGATCCCGCTGACGCTGCAGGCGCTGGAGCGCGCCATCGAGCTGAACGGGGTGGCGGTGGAAAAGAACAAGGCCGCGTTCGACTGGGGCCGCCATATGGCGCACGACCCGGAGCACGTGCTGTCGCTGAGCGGCAAGCTCAGGAGCACCGCCGAAGGCGCGGCCGTGGTCAAGCTGCCGGCATCGACCGGCGCCCTGCTCGACAAGCTGATCGCGCGCCGCGTGGAACACCTGACGGCGTACCAGGACGCGGCGTATGCCAGCCGCTACCGCGAAGCGATCGAGCGCGTGCGCGCGGCCGAGAGCACGCTGCTGGGCAGCGGCAAGGCCCTGCCGCTGACCGAGGCGGCGGCGCGCAACCTGGCCAAGCTGATGGCGTACAAGGACGAGTACGAAGTGGCGCGGCTCTATACGGACCCGGCCTTCCTGGACAAGCTGCGCGCGCAGTTCGAGGGCGAGCCCGGGCGTGACTACCAGCTCAACTTCTGGCTGGCACCGCCGCTGAACGCAAAGCGCGACGACAAGGGACACCTGGTCAAGCGCAAGTTCGGCCCGTCGACGATGAAGCTGTTCCGCGTGCTGGCGAAGATGAAGGGGCTGCGCGGCGGCATCTTCGACATCTTCGGCAAGACCGAAGAGCGCCGCACCGAGCGCGCGCTGATCGGCGAATACCGTGCCTTGCTGGATGAGCTGGTGGCGGGCCTGAATGCTGCCAACCACGACACCGCGGTGGCGCTGGCCAACCTGCCAGAGGATATCCGCGGCTTTGGCCACGTGAAGGAAAACAACCTGAAGGCGGTGCGGGTACGCTGGGCGAAACTGCTGGAGCAGTTCCGGCATCCGGAGACGGCGCAGCGGGCGGCTTGA